The following coding sequences are from one Biomphalaria glabrata chromosome 8, xgBioGlab47.1, whole genome shotgun sequence window:
- the LOC106079872 gene encoding brevican core protein-like: MRFSKLSVFVFLCLNCEGLTDERRYVFYHKVEQNSVTQYDTITLQAKSRIDCARECQLEKCACFSYSNEACSIGKCDLAANTSGGSQEIYVSCYGNDGFNFITIGSASACVWVSTNATSYMTARDDCRAKDAHLYTVKTMEKLTWLQSNYNSMSLWIGLNDIDVEGTYRWEDDNTVCSQSWINQTFATGEPNNHFYPGGNYDEDCISFFYSVPLLNDAPCVSMNTYICEKPFFNFP; the protein is encoded by the exons ATGCGATTTTCAAAGTTAAGTGTCTTTGTATTTCTGTGTTTGAATTGCGAAG gtctTACAGACGAAAGGAGATATGTTTTCTATCATAAAGTAGAACAAAACTCAGTAACTCAATATGATACTATAACATTACAAGCCAAAAGCCGCATTGACTGTGCCAGAGAGTGTCAGCTAGAAAAGTGTGCCTGCTTCTCCTATAGCAATGAGGCCTGCTCTATTG gAAAGTGTGATTTGGCCGCCAATACTTCAGGTGGAAGTCAAGAGATTTACGTTTCTTGTTATGGAAACGATGGCTTTAACTTCATTACCATTGGTTCAGCTAGCGCATGCGTGTGGGTGTCGACAAACGCAACAAGTTACATGACTGCCAGAGATGACTGCAGAG CCAAAGATGCTCACCTGTATACTGTCAAGACAATGGAAAAGCTGACATGGCTTCAATCGAATTACAATTCTATGTCTTTATGGATCGGTCTAAACGACATTGATGTAGAAGGAACATACAGGTGGGAAGATGACAATACCGTCTGCAGCCAGAGCTGGATTAATCAGACTTTTGCTACAG GTGAGCCAAATAACCATTTCTATCCAGGAGGTAACTACGATGAAGACTGTATTAGCTTCTTTTACAGTGTACCGCTCCTGAATGATGCACCTTGTGTTTCAATGAATACCTACATTTGTGAAAAGCCTTTTTTCAACTTTCCATAA